CACGGAGTGAATTTGCCGCCCGAGGGCGAAACGGCAGTGGCGCTGACCGTTTCGTGTCGACCGACAAATCTCGGACTGAAGCGGGTTAGCCGTAGAGCATTTTCGGCAACACCGTGACGATGCCCGGCCAGAGCGTCAGCAGCAGCACGAAGCCGACCATAATGAGGAGATAGGGCATCGTGACGCGCGCGATGTAGCCGAGGCCGTCTTCGGTCAGACCCTGGATCACGAACAGGTTGAATCCGACCGGCGGAGTGATCTGCGCCATCTCGACGGCAAGCACCAGGAAGATTCCGAACCAGACCTCGTCGAAGCCCGCCCCCTTCACGATCGGCAACACGATCGGCAGCGTCATCACGATCATCGAGAAGCCGTCGAGGAAACAGCCGAGGACGAGATAGAAGACGATCAGCACGACGATCAGCATGAAGGGCGACAGGCCGAGCCCCTTCACGAAAGAGGCCACGGCCTGCGGGATACCGAGGAACGCCGCGGCGTTGCCCAGGATCGAGGCGCCGAGCACGATCAGGGCGATCATCGAGCAGGTGACGACGGAGCCGATCAGCACGTCGCGCATCACCTGCTGCGACATCGCCCCTTGCGCCCAGGCGACGAGCGCGGCACCGAGGACGCCGACGGCGGCGGCTTCCGACGGCGTCGCGAGCCCGCCGTACATCGAGCCGAGCACGCAGGCGATCAGGAACAGCGCCGGCGCCAGGTCCTTCAGCGCGGCGAAGCGCTCGCTCCACGGCACCTGCGAGAGCTTCGCCTCCGTCTCCGGCACCATCGCGCGGTTGAGCGTCGAGTGCAGCATCACCCAGGCCATGAAAGTGCCGGCCAGCAACAGACCGGGCAGCACGCCGGCCGTGAAGAGCTTCAGGATCGAGACGTCGCCGAGCACGCCGTAGATGATCATGATGTTGGATGGCGGGATCAGAAAGCCGAGCGTGCCGGCACCGGCGAGCGAACCGATCGCGATGTCGCGCGAATAGCCGCGGCGCAACAGCTCGTTGAGCGACATGCGGCCGATCACCTGCGTCGTCGCCGCCGACGAGCCAGAGATCGCCGCAAAGATGGTGCAGCCGATCACGTTCACATGCAGGAGGCGGCCCGGAAGGAGTCCCGCCCAGGGCGCGAGCCCCTGGAACAGCGAGCGCGACAGGCGGGTGCGGAAGAGGAGCTCACCCATCAGGATGAACAGCGGCAGCGCCAGCAGCTCCTGCGTGGTTAGGATGTTCCAGGCGTATTGCGGCAGCAGCTTGTCGAGCGGAATCGAGCGGAACATCGCGAGCAACAGCGTCGCGGTGAGAGCGAGCGTCAGGCCGATCCACACGCCGCCCGCCAGGAGCGCGAACAGGATCACGAACAAGGAGACGACTTCGATGGTCATGGGATCCGGTGTCCGAGCGTGGGAGCGTTCACGGCCTGGTCATTCGACGGGGGAGGCCTTCATGCGATGATCCTCCAGCGGAAGGCCCAGCGCGGCCTGGATCGCACGCGCCAGGAACTGGAGCGTGAGCAGCAGCATACCGAACGTGACGACCGCCTGCGGAAACCACAGCGGCGTATCGCTCGAGGTCGAGACCTGGCCGCGTACGAAGGCACTCCAGGCGAACCGTGCCATGGCGGAGGTCAGGAACGCCATGAAGGCGAAGCCGGCGGCGGCGGAGAGTACCTCCATCGCACGCTGCACCGGCGCCGGCACGTTCTTGAGCAGCAGCATGACACGGATGTGGCCGCCGACGCGCAGCGTCATCGCGGCGCCGAAGGTGAAGGAGGCCGCCATCAGATAAGAGGAATACTCCCAGGCGATCGA
The DNA window shown above is from Bradyrhizobium sp. CB1650 and carries:
- a CDS encoding TRAP transporter large permease subunit encodes the protein MTIEVVSLFVILFALLAGGVWIGLTLALTATLLLAMFRSIPLDKLLPQYAWNILTTQELLALPLFILMGELLFRTRLSRSLFQGLAPWAGLLPGRLLHVNVIGCTIFAAISGSSAATTQVIGRMSLNELLRRGYSRDIAIGSLAGAGTLGFLIPPSNIMIIYGVLGDVSILKLFTAGVLPGLLLAGTFMAWVMLHSTLNRAMVPETEAKLSQVPWSERFAALKDLAPALFLIACVLGSMYGGLATPSEAAAVGVLGAALVAWAQGAMSQQVMRDVLIGSVVTCSMIALIVLGASILGNAAAFLGIPQAVASFVKGLGLSPFMLIVVLIVFYLVLGCFLDGFSMIVMTLPIVLPIVKGAGFDEVWFGIFLVLAVEMAQITPPVGFNLFVIQGLTEDGLGYIARVTMPYLLIMVGFVLLLTLWPGIVTVLPKMLYG
- a CDS encoding TRAP transporter small permease: MVGVFPAAPQSLNAAAPAPLRILLDGIDRLGRLDGWIGGGCLLTLTLLMLCEVATRFLSNFLPFFPPTISIAWEYSSYLMAASFTFGAAMTLRVGGHIRVMLLLKNVPAPVQRAMEVLSAAAGFAFMAFLTSAMARFAWSAFVRGQVSTSSDTPLWFPQAVVTFGMLLLTLQFLARAIQAALGLPLEDHRMKASPVE